From a region of the Rhodococcus sp. 4CII genome:
- a CDS encoding class II 3-deoxy-7-phosphoheptulonate synthase, whose protein sequence is MNWTVDVPIDRLPELPPLPTEMREQLDAALAKPAAQQPQWPEGQAAAMRTVLESVPPITVASEVVALQAKLAQVARGEAFLLQGGDCAETFADNTEPHIKGNIRTLLQMAVVLTYGASLPVVKVARIAGQYAKPRSSNVDALGLQSYRGDMINSLVADEAVRAHDPSRLVRAYANASAAMNLVRALTGAGMADLHKVHDWNREFVSSSPAGARYEALAAEIDRGLQFMNACGVTDPSLQQAQIFASHEALVLDYERAMLRLDNDDDHPKLYDLSAHFLWIGDRTRQLDGAHIAFAELVSNPIGLKIGPSTTPEMAVEYVERLDPTNKPGRLTLISRMGNNKVRDMLPPIIEKVQATGHQVIWQCDPMHGNTHEASTGYKTRHFDRIVDEVQGFFEVHNGLGTYPGGIHVELTGENVTECLGGAQDISDLDLSGRYETACDPRLNTQQSLELAFLVAEMLRG, encoded by the coding sequence GTGAACTGGACTGTCGACGTGCCGATCGACCGCTTGCCCGAACTCCCGCCGCTGCCCACCGAGATGCGTGAGCAACTCGACGCGGCGCTGGCCAAGCCGGCTGCGCAGCAGCCGCAGTGGCCCGAGGGTCAGGCCGCCGCCATGCGGACCGTCCTCGAGAGCGTGCCGCCGATCACGGTGGCCAGCGAGGTCGTGGCTCTGCAGGCGAAGCTGGCCCAGGTGGCCCGGGGCGAGGCGTTCCTGCTCCAGGGCGGCGACTGCGCCGAGACATTCGCCGACAACACCGAGCCGCACATCAAGGGCAACATCCGCACTCTGCTGCAGATGGCCGTCGTCCTGACCTACGGAGCGAGCCTGCCCGTCGTCAAGGTCGCCCGCATCGCCGGTCAGTACGCCAAGCCGCGGTCGTCGAACGTCGATGCCCTCGGGTTGCAGTCCTACCGCGGCGACATGATCAACTCCCTCGTCGCCGACGAGGCGGTGCGCGCCCACGACCCGTCGCGGCTCGTCCGGGCGTACGCGAACGCCAGCGCCGCGATGAACCTGGTCCGCGCGCTCACCGGTGCCGGCATGGCCGATCTGCACAAGGTCCACGACTGGAACCGCGAGTTCGTGTCGTCGTCGCCGGCCGGTGCCCGCTACGAGGCGCTCGCCGCGGAGATCGACCGTGGCCTGCAGTTCATGAATGCCTGCGGTGTCACCGACCCGAGTTTGCAGCAGGCCCAGATCTTCGCCAGCCACGAGGCGCTCGTCCTCGACTACGAACGCGCGATGCTGCGTCTCGACAACGACGACGATCACCCCAAGCTGTACGACCTGTCCGCGCACTTCCTGTGGATCGGCGACCGCACCCGTCAACTCGACGGCGCGCACATCGCGTTCGCCGAACTGGTGTCGAACCCGATCGGCCTGAAGATCGGACCCAGCACCACACCGGAGATGGCCGTCGAGTACGTCGAACGTCTCGACCCCACCAACAAGCCCGGCCGCCTCACCCTGATCTCGCGCATGGGCAACAACAAGGTGCGCGACATGCTGCCGCCCATCATCGAGAAGGTGCAGGCCACCGGACACCAGGTGATCTGGCAGTGCGACCCGATGCACGGCAACACCCACGAGGCGTCCACCGGCTACAAGACCCGGCACTTCGACCGCATCGTCGACGAGGTGCAGGGCTTCTTCGAGGTTCACAACGGACTGGGCACCTACCCGGGCGGCATCCACGTGGAACTCACCGGTGAGAACGTCACCGAATGCCTCGGCGGCGCACAGGACATCTCCGACCTCGACCTGTCGGGTCGGTACGAGACGGCCTGCGACCCGCGTCTGAACACCCAGCAGTCGCTGGAACTGGCGTTCCTCGTCGCGGAGATGCTGCGCGGCTGA